The region AAGCATGTGGCCAGAAGATAACGTAATAAAAGCTGCGGCTAATGAATTGGTCGCGCATTTATCGAATAAAGTTGACCAACCAATCTCAATCACCACGATAAGTCGATTCCTCGCTGGCATGACAGTGCCGATCTTCGGTCGCCATAAAGTGAAATCACTGAGCGGTTTTGGTTTGTGTCAGCAATTACCTTATGCCGAGGTTAAACAAAAACTGAATCATTTACTTAGCACATAGTTTTATTCGCTCACCGGAAACTGGCATTCAAATTAAGTGTTGCACTTTTAAGCAGTTTAAGTATAATGCGCGTCCACGTTGGCGAATGCCTACGTGAGATGTAAAGATTATTTAGTTTCTGGTTTCGGCCAAAGCCAAGTAATTCTTGCTATACAGCGACTCCGATTGGGAGTCGAATGAAATAATCGGTACACCCCCCTTCAATCACTATGAAGGCGATGGGCTGTACTTTGTTCGTTCTTTTATTAGGGGATTTGATAAATGTCAAATCAAAGAATTCGCATTCGTTTGAAAGCGTTCGATCATCGTTTGATTGATCAATCTACAGCAGAGATCGTTGACACTGCTAAACGCACTGGTGCACAGGTTCGTGGTCCTATTCCATTACCAACGCGCAAAGAGCGTTTCACTGTTTTGATTTCTCCACACGTTAACAAAGATGCGCGTGACCAGTACGAGATTCGTACTCACAAGCGTTTAATTGATATCGTAGAACCAACTGAAAAGACTGTTGATGCATTAATGCGTTTAGACTTAGCAGCTGGTGTCGACGTTCAAATTAGCTTGGGTTAATAGGGGGTTTTAACATGACTATAGGTCTAGTTGGACGTAAAGTTGGTATGACTCGCATCTTCTCTGAAGATGGCGTTTCAACTCCAGTAACTGTCCTAGAAGTTGAAGCTAACCGTGTTGCTCAGGTAAAAACTGTAGACAACGATGGTTACTCAGCGATTCAAGTTACAACTGGTGCTAAAAAAGCTAACCGTGTAAACAAGCCAGCAGCTGGTCACTTTGCGAAAGCAGGTATCGAAGCAGGTCGTGGTTTATGGGAATTCCGTTTAGCGGAAGGCGAAGGTGCAGAATTAGCAACTGGTAGCGAAATCACTGTTGAGCTATTCAACGATACTAAATTAGTAGACGTGACAGGCACTTCAAAGGGTAAAGGTTTCCAAGGCGGTATCAAGCGTTGGAATTTCCGTACTCAAGATATGTCACACGGTAACTCATTGTCTCACCGTTCAAACGGTTCAATCGGTCAATGTCAAACACCAGGTCGCGTATTTAAAGGCAAAAAAATGTCTGGTCACATGGGTGCTGCGAAAGTTACTACGCAAAACCTTGAGTTAGTTCGCGTAGATGCTGAACGTAACTTGCTTCTTATTAAAGGTGCAGTTCCGGGTCACGTAAACGCTGACGTAATCATCAAGCCAGCTGTTAAAGCCTAACGTCTGAGGAGAATTTTGATGGAATTAGCATTAAAAGACGCGTCAGGCGCTGTTGAAGTTTCAGAAGCAACGTTCGGTCGTGAATTCAACGAAGCTTTAGTACACCAAGTAGTTGTTGCATACGCAGCAGGTGCTCGTCAAGGTACTGTTAAGCAAAAGAACCGTTCTGAAGTTAGCGGCGGTGGTAAAAAGCCATGGCGTCAAAAAGGTACTGGCCGTGCACGTGCTGGTACAACTCGTGGTCCAATCTGGAGAACTGGTGGCGTAACATTCGCTGCACGTCCTCAAGACCACAGCCAAAAAGTAAACCGTAAGATGTATCGTGGTGCGATCCAAAGCATCCTTTCTGAGTTAGTTCGTCAAGACCGTTTAGTGGTTGTTAACGACTTCGCAGTAGATACACCTAAAACTAAAGAATTAGTTGCTAAGCTTAAAGGTTTAGAACTTAAAGATGTATTAATCGTTACACCAGAAGTAGACGAGAACTTATTCTTATCTGCTCGCAACTTATACAAAGTTGACGTTCGTGACGTACAAGGCATCGACCCAGTTTCTTTAGTTGGTTTCGAAAAAGTATTAATGACTGCTGGTGCGGTTAAGCAAATTGAGGAGATGTTAGCATGATAAGCGAAGAACGTTTGTTGAAAGTGCTATTGGCACCAAACATTTCTGAAAAAGCAACAATGGCTGCTGAAGCAAACAACACGGTTGTTTTCAAAGTAGCTACTACTGCTACAAAAGCTGAAATCAAAGCCGCTGTTGAGCAACTTTTCGAAGTAAAAGTTGATGGTGTTCGTACTCTAAATGTTAAGGGTAAAACAAAGCGTACAGGTGCTCGTTTTGGTCGTCGTAGCGACTGGAAAAAAGCGTACGTTACTCTTGCTGAAGGTAGCGACATCGACTTCGTTGGCGCAGAAGCATAGGAGAAGTACAAATGGCTGTAGTTAAATGTAAACCAACTTCTCCGGGTCGTCGCCACGTCGTTAAAGTGGTTAACCCGGACTTGTACAAAGGTAAGCCTTACGCACCACTTTTAGAGAAAAACTCTAAGTCTGGCGGTCGTAACAATACTGGTCGTATTACAGTTCGTCACGTTGGTGGTGGTCACAAGCATCACTATCGCGTAATTGACTTTAAGCGTACTAAAGACGGTATCCCTGCAAAAGTTGAGCGTTTGGAATATGATCCAAACCGCAGCGCAAACATCGCTTTAGTATTATACGCAGACGGTGAGCGTCGTTACATCTTAGCACCTAAAGGTGTTCAAGCTGGCGATTCAATCCAGTCTGGTGTAGATGCACCTATCAAAGCAGGTAACACGTTGCCACTTCGCAACATGCCGCTAGGTAGTGTAATCCACGCAATCGAATTGAAGCCTGGTAAAGGTGCTCAAATCGCGCGTGCTGCTGGTACTTATGCACAATTAGTTGCTAAAGACGGCGCTTACGTAACTCTACGTCTTCGTTCAGGCGAAATGCGTAAAGTTGAAGCGGAATGTCGTGCAACTTTAGGTGAAATCGGTAACGCAGAACACATGTTACGTTCTCTTGGTAAAGCCGGTGCTAACCGCTGGCGTGGTGTTCGTCCTACCGTACGTGGTGTGGCGATGAACCCGGTTGATCACCCGCACGGTGGTGGTGAAGGTCGTACTTCAGGTGGTCGTCACCCAGTATCGCCTTGGGGTGTACCTACTAAGGGTTACAAGACTCGTAAGAACAAGCGTACTGATAAGTTCATCGTACGTCGTCGTACTAAGTAATAGTACTAGTTATTAAATAAGAGGAAATACCATGCCACGTTCTCTCAAGAAAGGTCCATTTATTGACCTACACTTGTTGACGAAGGTAGAGAAAGCTCTGGAAAGCGGGAACAAGAAACCTATCAAGACTTGGTCTCGTCGCTCAATGATCATCCCTAACATGATCGGATTGACCATTGCTGTCCATAATGGCCGTCAACACGTACCTGTATTTGTAACTGATGAAATGATCGGTCACAAATTAGGTGAATTTGCACCAACTCGCACTTACCGTGGTCACGCTGCGGACAAGAAAGCGAAGAAGAAGTAAGGGGAAGTTAAATGGAAGCAATTGCTAAACATAAATTTGCCCGCGGTTCTGCGCAAAAAGCACGTTTAGTGGTAGACCAAATTCGTGGTCTTCACGTTGAAAAAGCGTTAGAAATCTTAGAGTACAGCAACAAATCAGCTGCTGTTTTAGTTAAGAAAGTTCTAAACTCAGCGATCGCTAATGCAGAGCACAACGAAGGTGCAGACATCGATGAATTATTCGTTAAAACTATTATGGTTGACGATGGTCCTACGATGAAACGTATCAAGCCACGTGCGAAAGGTCGCGCGGATCGTATCCTTAAGCGTACTAGTCACATTACTGTGATTGTTGCTGATAGCTAGGAGATATTAGTATGGGTCAAAAAGTACATCCTACCGGTATTCGCTTAGGTATCACCAAGCCTTTCGCGTCTACATGGTTTGCAAGCACTAAAGAGTTTGCAGATAACATTCATGGCGATCACTTAGTACGTCAATACTTAACTGAAAAGTTAAAGCGTGCTTCGTTATCAAAAATCGTAATCGAGCGTCCAGCTAAGTCTATCCGCGTAACGATTCACACGGCTCGTCCGGGTGTTGTTATCGGTAAGAAAGGTGAAGACGTAGAAAAGTTACGTTTACACGTATCTAAAATCGCTGGTGTACCTGCGCAAATCAACATTGCTGAAGTACGTAAGCCAGAGATGGATGCACAACTAGTTGCTGACAGCATTGCTAGCCAACTAGAGCGTCGTGTTATGTTCCGTCGCGCGATGAAGCGTGCCGTACAAAACGCTATGCGTTTAGGTGCTAAAGGTATCAAAGTTGAAGTTAGTGGTCGTTTAGGCGGCGCGGACATCGCTCGTTCAGAGTGGTACCGTGAAGGCCGTGTACCATTACACACTTTACGTGCTGATATCGATTACGCAACTGCACGTGGTGAAACTACTTACGGTACTATCGGTATCAAAGTGTGGATCTTCAAAGGTGAAGTTATCGGTGGTATGCCTGCACAGGTTGAAGCACCAGCTAAGCCTAAGAAGCGCAACAACCGCAAGAGCAAGTAGGAGTTAAGTAATGTTACAACCAAAACGTACTAAATTCCGTAAGCAAATGAAACTGCGTAACCGTGGTCTTGCACACACTGGTAGCACAGTTAGCTTCGGTACTTACGGTTTGAAATCTGTTGAGCGTGGTCGTATGACAGCTCGTCAAATCGAAGCAGCTCGTCGTGCAATGACACGTCACGTTAAGCGTCAAGGTAAAATCTGGATCCGTGTATTCCCAGACAAGCCAATTACCAAGAAGCCTCTTGAGGTTCGTATGGGTAAAGGTAAAGGTTCTGTAGAATACTGGGTATGTCAAATTCTACCGGGTCGTGTTCTTTATGAAATGGAAGGTGTTCCAGAGGAATTAGCACGCGAAGCTTTCGAGCTTGCAGCAGCTAAACTTCCGTTCAAAACAACCTTCGTAACTAGAACGGTGATGTAATGAAAGCTAACGAACTTAAAGAAAAAAGCATTGAAGAGCTTAATGCTGAATTACTTAACTTACTACGTGAGCAATTTAACTTACGTATGCAAGCAAGTACTGGCCAGTTAGCTCAAACACACATGCTACGTACAGTGCGTCGCAACATTGCACGCGTTAAAACCATCATCACTGAGAAGGCAGGTGCGTAATGACTGATAAAATCCGTACATTACAAGGTCGCGTAGTTAGCGACAAGATGGACAAGTCGATCACAGTGTTGATTGAGCGTCGTGTAAAACACCCTATCTACGGTAAATTCATTACGCGTTCAACTAAGTTGAAAGTACACGATGAAGCTAACGTATGTAACGCGGGCGACGTAGTAACTATTCGTGAATGTGCGCCAATCTCTAAGACTAAGTCTTGGACTTTGGTTGACGTGGTAGAAAAAGCTTAATCGCTTAACTACTAAATCACTTTAGTTATACTAAAAAGGCTCTGCTGTTAATTCAGCAGAGCCTTTTTGTTTTTATGCATTTTGTGAATGTGCAGCTCAGCCTAATAGCTCTAAGACTAAGTCTTGGACTTTGGTTGACGTGGTAGAAAAAGCTTAATCGCTTAACTACTAGATCACTTTAGTTATCAAAAAGCCCCATCGTTAACGCGGTGGGGCTTTTTTAATGCCTGAAAGATTAAGTCTTGGACTTTGGTTGATTTTGGTTTTGCTAAAGTAAAAAAGCTTAATTAGTTTTTCTAGTTCACTTTAGTGACACTCAAAAGGCTCCACTAATTATTTAGCGGGGCCTTTTTGTTTCTATGGCATTCGTGGGTGTGCAATGTCTTATAACGTCGCCAACTCTTAGTTTTTGACTGTGTTTAATGTATATTGCTGCAATAGTAAAAAAATTTGATCCAATAACTGACTCAATTCGTTCAATGCCTCTTGTTCTTTATTAAGCCTTATTCCTTATTAGCAAATGAACTCATATATTTTATATACCGGTTTTGTTAATGTGCAGACGTTAACGTTGGCGAGTAGAGTT is a window of Thalassotalea euphylliae DNA encoding:
- the rpsJ gene encoding 30S ribosomal protein S10, with the protein product MSNQRIRIRLKAFDHRLIDQSTAEIVDTAKRTGAQVRGPIPLPTRKERFTVLISPHVNKDARDQYEIRTHKRLIDIVEPTEKTVDALMRLDLAAGVDVQISLG
- the rplC gene encoding 50S ribosomal protein L3 codes for the protein MTIGLVGRKVGMTRIFSEDGVSTPVTVLEVEANRVAQVKTVDNDGYSAIQVTTGAKKANRVNKPAAGHFAKAGIEAGRGLWEFRLAEGEGAELATGSEITVELFNDTKLVDVTGTSKGKGFQGGIKRWNFRTQDMSHGNSLSHRSNGSIGQCQTPGRVFKGKKMSGHMGAAKVTTQNLELVRVDAERNLLLIKGAVPGHVNADVIIKPAVKA
- the rplD gene encoding 50S ribosomal protein L4; translation: MELALKDASGAVEVSEATFGREFNEALVHQVVVAYAAGARQGTVKQKNRSEVSGGGKKPWRQKGTGRARAGTTRGPIWRTGGVTFAARPQDHSQKVNRKMYRGAIQSILSELVRQDRLVVVNDFAVDTPKTKELVAKLKGLELKDVLIVTPEVDENLFLSARNLYKVDVRDVQGIDPVSLVGFEKVLMTAGAVKQIEEMLA
- the rplW gene encoding 50S ribosomal protein L23, which translates into the protein MISEERLLKVLLAPNISEKATMAAEANNTVVFKVATTATKAEIKAAVEQLFEVKVDGVRTLNVKGKTKRTGARFGRRSDWKKAYVTLAEGSDIDFVGAEA
- the rplB gene encoding 50S ribosomal protein L2, which gives rise to MAVVKCKPTSPGRRHVVKVVNPDLYKGKPYAPLLEKNSKSGGRNNTGRITVRHVGGGHKHHYRVIDFKRTKDGIPAKVERLEYDPNRSANIALVLYADGERRYILAPKGVQAGDSIQSGVDAPIKAGNTLPLRNMPLGSVIHAIELKPGKGAQIARAAGTYAQLVAKDGAYVTLRLRSGEMRKVEAECRATLGEIGNAEHMLRSLGKAGANRWRGVRPTVRGVAMNPVDHPHGGGEGRTSGGRHPVSPWGVPTKGYKTRKNKRTDKFIVRRRTK
- the rpsS gene encoding 30S ribosomal protein S19, with the translated sequence MPRSLKKGPFIDLHLLTKVEKALESGNKKPIKTWSRRSMIIPNMIGLTIAVHNGRQHVPVFVTDEMIGHKLGEFAPTRTYRGHAADKKAKKK
- the rplV gene encoding 50S ribosomal protein L22, whose translation is MEAIAKHKFARGSAQKARLVVDQIRGLHVEKALEILEYSNKSAAVLVKKVLNSAIANAEHNEGADIDELFVKTIMVDDGPTMKRIKPRAKGRADRILKRTSHITVIVADS
- the rpsC gene encoding 30S ribosomal protein S3, encoding MGQKVHPTGIRLGITKPFASTWFASTKEFADNIHGDHLVRQYLTEKLKRASLSKIVIERPAKSIRVTIHTARPGVVIGKKGEDVEKLRLHVSKIAGVPAQINIAEVRKPEMDAQLVADSIASQLERRVMFRRAMKRAVQNAMRLGAKGIKVEVSGRLGGADIARSEWYREGRVPLHTLRADIDYATARGETTYGTIGIKVWIFKGEVIGGMPAQVEAPAKPKKRNNRKSK
- the rplP gene encoding 50S ribosomal protein L16; translation: MLQPKRTKFRKQMKLRNRGLAHTGSTVSFGTYGLKSVERGRMTARQIEAARRAMTRHVKRQGKIWIRVFPDKPITKKPLEVRMGKGKGSVEYWVCQILPGRVLYEMEGVPEELAREAFELAAAKLPFKTTFVTRTVM
- the rpmC gene encoding 50S ribosomal protein L29, with translation MKANELKEKSIEELNAELLNLLREQFNLRMQASTGQLAQTHMLRTVRRNIARVKTIITEKAGA
- the rpsQ gene encoding 30S ribosomal protein S17, giving the protein MTDKIRTLQGRVVSDKMDKSITVLIERRVKHPIYGKFITRSTKLKVHDEANVCNAGDVVTIRECAPISKTKSWTLVDVVEKA